The following coding sequences are from one Spea bombifrons isolate aSpeBom1 chromosome 13, aSpeBom1.2.pri, whole genome shotgun sequence window:
- the KAT7 gene encoding histone acetyltransferase KAT7 isoform X10 — translation MHRRKRNAGSSSDGTEDSDFSTDMEHTDSSESDGNSRGPARITRSTARLSQSSQDSSPVGNLQSFGAEEPAYSTRRVTRSQQQPTPVTPKKYPLRQTRSSGSETEQAVDFCDRDGKNADHDESPPRTPTGNAPSSESDIDISSPNASHDESLAKDMSLKDSGSDLSHRPKRRRFHESYNFNMKCPTPGCNSLGHLTGKHERHFSISGCPLYHNLSADECKVTQNLPVRAQSRDKQVEDRMLSHRQDENNRHATRHQAPTERQLRYKEKVTELRKKRNSGLAKEQKEKYMDQDTQAQGPRKSLRKKAIEEHRQTYGNTREPLLENLTSEYDLELFRRAQARASEDLEKLRLQGQITEGSNMIKTIIFGRYELDTWYHSPYPEEYARLGRLYMCEFCLKYMKSQTILRRHMAKCVWKHPPGDEIYRKGSISVFEVDGKKNKIYCQNLCLLAKLFLDHKTLYYDVEPFLFYVMTEADNTGCHLIGYFSKEKNSFLNYNVSCILTMPQYMRQGFGKMLIDFKLD, via the exons ATGCACCGGAGGAAG AGGAATGCAGGAAGCAGTTCGGATGGGACAGAAGATTCTGATTTCTCTACAGACATGGAACACACAGACAGCTCAGAGAGTGACGGTAACTCCCGCGGTCCGGCGCGCATCACCCGCTCCACGGCCAGACTCAGCCAGAGCTCGCAGG ATTCCAGCCCGGTCGGCAATCTGCAATCGTTTGGTGCAGAGGAGCCGGCCTACTCCACTCGGAGGGTGACCCGCAGCCAGCAGCAGCCCACCCCCGTGACTCCGAAAAAATACCCACTCCGACAGACCCGCTCATCGGGATCGGAAACGGAGCAAGCCGTGGACTTTTGTGACAGAG ACGGTAAAAACGCAGATCACGACGAGTCGCCTCCTCGAACCCCGACCGGGAACGCTCCGTCGTCCGAATCCGACATAGACATTTCCAGCCCCAATGCGTCTCACGACGAGAGTCTAGCCAAGGACATGTCTCTAAAAGACTCCGGGAGCGACCTCTCCCACCGACCCAAACGCAGACGATTCCACGAGAGCTACAATTTTAACATGAAGTGTCCCACGCCTGGCTGCAACTCGCTAG GTCACCTTACAGGGAAGCACGAGAGGCACTTCTCAATTTCAGGCTGCCCCCTTTACCACAACCTCTCGGCAGACGAGTGCAAGGTAACTCAGAACCTCCCT GTAAGGGCACAGAGCCGTGACAAACAGGTAGAAGACAGGATGCTTTCGCACCGGCAGGACGAGAACAACAGGCATGCCACGAGACACCAG GCTCCCACAGAACGACAGCTGAGATACAAAGAGAAAGTGACAGAGCTGCGAAAAAAGAGGAACTCTGGTTTGGCAAAAGAACAGAAAGAGAAGTATATG GACCAAGACACACAGGCCCAGGGCCCCAGAAAAAGCTTACGAAAAAAGGCCATAGAA GAGCACAGACAGACTTACGGAAACACACGGGAACCGCTTCTCGAGAACCTCACGAGCGAGTATGACCTGGAGCTCTTCCGGAGGGCGCAGGCACGAGCCTCCGAAGACCTG GAGAAGCTTCGTCTCCAGGGTCAAATCACGGAAGGAAGCAACATGATTAAAACGATCATTTTTGGCCGCTATGAGCTGGACACTTGGTATCACTCGCCTTATCCGGAAGAGTATGCCCGCCTGGGTCGCCTCTACATGTGTGAATTCTGCCTCAAGTACATGAAGAGTCAAACGATCCTGCGCAGGCACATG GCCAAATGCGTATGGAAGCATCCTCCGGGCGATGAGATTTATCGCAAAGGATCTATTTCCGTGTTTGAAGTGgatggaaagaaaaacaag ATTTACTGCCAAAACCTGTGCCTTCTAGCAAAGCTTTTCCTGGATCACAAAACGCTCTACTACGACGTGGAACCTTTTCTCTTCTACGTCATGACCGAGGCGGACAACACCGGCTGCCACCTCATTGGCTACTTTTCCAAG GAGAAAAACTCCTTCCTGAACTACAATGTATCGTGTATCCTGACAATGCCGCAGTACATGAGGCAGGGTTTTGGAAAGATGCTCATAGATTTCA AGCTGGATTGA